The DNA region CTCGTCAACTGGACCCTCGTCAACCACGCTCTGCCGCACCTCGTCCCCGCCGACCACTTCGCCACTCCCCGGCACGGCGAAGGCGTCTGGGCACCCTGCATCCGCCACCACGCCGGCAAATTCTGGATCTTCTACCCCGACCCCGACTTCGGCCTCTATTTCATCACCGCCACCGATCCGCGCGGTCAATGGTCCACGCCCCAGCTCATCAAAGGCGGCAAAGGCCTCATCGACCCCTCGCCCCTCTGGGACGACAACGGCGACGCCTACCTCGTCCACGGCTGGGCCAAAAGCCGCGCCGGCGTCTGCAACCGCCTCACCGTCCACCGCATCGACCCCGTCACCGCCCGTATCCTCGACGCGGGCACAGTCGTCATCGACGGCGACCAGATGCCCGGCTGGAAAACCATCGAAGGCCCCAAGTTCTATAAACGAAACGGCTGGTACTTCATCTTCGCCCCCGCCGGCGGCGTCGCCGAAGGCTACCAAGCCGTCTTCCGCTCGCGCGACATCTTCGGCCCCTACGAAAGCCGCGTCGTCCTCGCCCAAGGCGCGAGCTCCGTCAACGGCCCGCACCAAGGTGCCTGGGTCGATACGCCCTCCGGCGAACACTGGTTCTTCCATTTTCAAGAACTCCCCGCCTCTGGCCGCGTCGTCCACATGCAACCCATGAGCTGGCGCGACGACGACTGGCCCGCGATGGGTGTCAACCGCGACGCCTCCGGCAAAGGCGAGCCGTCCCTCCGCCACGCCAAACCCGCGCTCCCGCCTCAACCCATCGCCGAGCCCGCCACTTCCGACGATTTTTCCGCGCCCACCCTCGGCCACCAATGGCAATGGCAGGGCACACCCCGTCCCGCCTGGCACTCCCTCACCGCCCGCCCCGGCGCGCTCCGCCTCTTCTGCCAGTCTGCCATCGCGCCCAACCACTGGCACACGCCGCATCTGCTCATGCAGAAATTCCCGGCCCCCGCCTTCACCGCGACCACCACACTCGATTTCTCCGCCTCCCGCGACGGCGACACCGCCGGCCTCATCGTCTTCGGCTACGACTACGCCTGGTTCGGCCTCCGCAAAACCCCGGAAGGCCTCAAACTCGTCGTCGCCTCCTGCTCCGGCGCGCGCGACGGCACCGGCGAAACCGAAACCACCGTCACTTCCGCGTCCTCCGAAAAAATCCACCTCCGCGTCCGCATCGAAACCGGCGCGACCTGCACCTTCAGCCACAGCCAGGACGGAAACGTTTTCACGCCAGTCGTCCTCCACTTCACCGCCACCTCCAGCAAATGGGTCGGCGCCAAAGTCGGCCTCTTCGCCAGCACCGCCGCACCATCCCCCGCACCCGGCCACGCCGATTTCTCCAGCTTCCGGGTCACCGCCTGAGTCAGCCGTCACAAAATCAAGCCCTCGTTTGTCCTTAAAATTGAGGACAAGACGGCCCCGTGTTCCGGCGCTAGGATAGTCGGGTCTGCTTCCATCCCCGCCCCGTCCACGCCCGTTATACCCATCCTTGGCCGTGCCATACCCGCCCGCCGACGCCCCGTTCGCGCAACGATGCGCGCATTGCCGTCTTTGAACCACTTTCCCTGAGCCCCCAACAAATCCGTCAGACCCCGCTTCGCCCCCTTTTCTCCGCCGACCCTGCCGGCGCCATTTCCCCAATCCCCCGCTCATTCCAGCCCGTGGCTACCGCCATCGGGCTACTGGCGTCCCCTTTCCCCGCATGACCCTAACCAAGAACACACCCCTCCGCCGCCTCCTCGCTGCCCAACTCGCAGCGTTGATCGCGACCTCCGCCTGGGCGCAAGTCGCCCCCGCTACCACCGAAGCCGTCCCCGCCCAACCACCGGCCCCGACGAAAAAAATCCCCGTCGAAACCAAAAAAATCGACGCCGATTCCGACACACCCTCCAGCGAGGACGAGACCATCATCCTTTCCCCCTTCGAAGTCGTTAGCGAAAACAAGGGCTACTTCGCCGCCAACACGATGTCCGGCACCCGCCTCAACTCGAAGATCGAGGATCTCGGCCAGCCCATCACCGTCATGACCAAGGAGCAGATGAGCGACTTCGCCATGCTCGATATCAACGACGTGTTCGATTACATGGCGGGCACCGAGGGTACCAACAGCTATTCCCAATTCACCACCGACCGCACCGGCGCCGTCGTCGATAACGTCAGCCTCAGCCCCAACACCGCCAACCGCGTCCGTGGCATCGGCAACGCCAACATCGCCTTCGGCAACATCGCCACCACCGGCCGCGTTCCCGTCGATCCCCTCTGGATGGACGCCCTCGAACTCAGCCGCGGCCCCAACGCCAACATCTTCGGCCTCGGCAACGCCGCCGGCACCGTCAACCAGGTGCCAGCCACCGCCAACCTCACCAAGAACTTCACCCGCACCGAACTGCGTGCCGACAGCTAC from Nibricoccus aquaticus includes:
- a CDS encoding glycoside hydrolase family 43 protein, whose amino-acid sequence is MTDLALSRGHEAPQTPPAPAAPRAPWTADCGDGHYRNPVLFADYSDPDVVRVGDDYWMTSSSFCHAPGLPILHSRDLVNWTLVNHALPHLVPADHFATPRHGEGVWAPCIRHHAGKFWIFYPDPDFGLYFITATDPRGQWSTPQLIKGGKGLIDPSPLWDDNGDAYLVHGWAKSRAGVCNRLTVHRIDPVTARILDAGTVVIDGDQMPGWKTIEGPKFYKRNGWYFIFAPAGGVAEGYQAVFRSRDIFGPYESRVVLAQGASSVNGPHQGAWVDTPSGEHWFFHFQELPASGRVVHMQPMSWRDDDWPAMGVNRDASGKGEPSLRHAKPALPPQPIAEPATSDDFSAPTLGHQWQWQGTPRPAWHSLTARPGALRLFCQSAIAPNHWHTPHLLMQKFPAPAFTATTTLDFSASRDGDTAGLIVFGYDYAWFGLRKTPEGLKLVVASCSGARDGTGETETTVTSASSEKIHLRVRIETGATCTFSHSQDGNVFTPVVLHFTATSSKWVGAKVGLFASTAAPSPAPGHADFSSFRVTA